The genomic stretch GTCCGAGGGGATCCACGGAGGGAGAAGAAGGGGCGGGTGTGGCAGCAGCAGTTGGGGAcgatgatgccggcggcggcacTCCCGGTGGCATCCGGCGGAGGTTCGGGCTGCAAATCCGGAGCAGCACGCCGCGATTGGAGTCGGGGCAGAGGAGGCCGCCGTCGTGTTCGGGACGCCGCCTCTTGCCATTCAAGCTCCGTGCTGCCTGCACGCAACCTTGACCGAGCGATGACCCGCGCCGTGCGTTACCTCCCACCTTGGCTCCAGCTTCCCTCCGTCGCTCACATCCACCTCGGccccctcctcgtcgccgccggtcgAAATCCGTCGCTGCCCTTCCACCTCTGCCTACTCACGCCGCCGCCAATGAGAAACCCTAGAGTTGGGGAGAAAAGGAGAGAGAAAGGATGGGAACGGGAGAGGATAGGATCCCTCTCTCTCCATGGATGAGGAGGAGGGGCCCTTCATCGCCGGCCATGACCACCCTACCCTGTACCCGGCGACGAAGTGGAAATCGCCACGCATCGCCATCGTCGTCCTCTCCCCGTCCTTCCCCCAGCAAATGAAGCAAGAAAAGTCGAAAATGCCCCTAGTTGGGAAGCTGAAATACGTCCACAGCCACCGCGCGTTACTGTTCGGTTGCATGCACACAGGCAGTATACGTACACCCACTCGCTGACTGCCGGGCCCCGTGGAAAGCAGGTCCCTTGTCAGTGGCTGGGCGGGTACGCCCCGGGCGGTGAAAAGGAGATGCGAGGATTGGACGGCTGGGACCATGTCAGCAGTTTCCAGACCCCATTCAACGGCCAAGATCGCCCGATCGGGAAGTTCGACGGCTCTGAACGCGCCACGTCACCGAAATAGACGGTCATGATTGAGAGGCCCTGGATGGAGCTCCTAAGGTGCATGAATGTTATCTTTAGATGCTAGTCATGCCTTTCTAGTTTTTTAATTCAGCAGTAAACATTTACGAGCCCTCACTTGTCACCCTCCAACAACCACCTGCATGTACTCTCTAAGAGTTAATCTACTCCGGGTTATAGTTTGTGCATACATATTTTATGTCTTTACTAGATCATGCTGATATAAATTTGGGATATCGTGATTTAAAATTATGAAAGAGCTCATGCGAATATGTGAAAATGATTCTGATATAGTAAAGTTGGAAACCACATTAAATTTGAGTCATCCTTTTTATATATAATTAAGGATCTAAACGTAGGCGCCATATTTATAAcccggatggagggagtacaaaaaatGTAAAAGGCTCTGGACATATTTTGTCAGCAATATGACAAgacaaaattaaaataaattttTCGACCGAAGGATTCAATGGTCCTGGCGGGGCTCGAACCCGCGACTTTCGGCTCATAAGACCAACGCTCTAACCAACTGAGCTACAGGGCCGCTTGCTTTCCATTTTATTTTGCCTCTTTTTATTTCAAGTCAAATCTGTATGTGCAGCAACATACTACTCAATGGGTCCTATCGACTGGTCAGATATCAGCAAGCCCATACTGAGGAATCAACTAGAAAACAGTGGATGAAATTTAGTGTACAATCAGGTATGGAGCATGGCATTTTATTTTGTAGTGTACTCGtaaatgtcaaggtcaacaacatgGAGGACTATAAGTGGTAGCTTATTTATGTACATAAACAGTCGTCTAATGTTTTCCCTAGTCAAGGCATCCATGTCCACAACATCACGATCATCGGTGTAAACCCACAAACTGCTGGGCTTCACCTTCTGGAGGCAGGCACGGCAAAAGGGGCACGACTGTGATTTGGAATTCCTGCGATAAGAGTGAACCTTGTTATTATGGTAATCAAACGGCGTAAGCAGTCTAGTAGTCGTGTGGGACGATAAAATGCAGGATGTGACAAGTTAGGCAGGAAGTTTTTTAGAGGCAGGAAGTTGATGCGCTGGATGAAAAACAAGCACACTAATTATCCTTGAGGGAAATCTTTGCCAAAGCACTGAGCTGAGAAACAAATTTATTGACAGAACATAATGATAATGTGGAGCAACTAAATGTTTTGGCATAGTCTGCATTGTTGAGCTACAAAAAGTTGCCAACTTGTCTAAGCCGAGGCCTCATGTAGTGCAACCAAAACGAAACAGATTGTTCAACTATAAAGACTCATTGTTGTCACACCAAGATTGCTCAAAGCTCCAGCTCAATAGAAAATTTAGTACAGAGCAGATGTAATATTACTTGAGTGACAACACCTAAACTAGTAGCAAAACAAACTCTTTCGCAGGCAATCGCACGAGTGAGAATAAGAGCTGGATTTGGTACCAATGTTCGAAGCAGCTCAAGCAGAGCGAGTGCGTGCAGTCGGGCAGCACGATCTTGGCGTTGGCCTCGAGGCAAATGCCGCACTCGAGCTCCCTCTCCAAATCCAGCTGCGAGAAACCGGCATCCCTTCTCCGGAACCTGTCGACGCATAGCCTCTTCTGCTTCTTGTCGTCCAGTTCAGTGATCCCGCTCGGCAGCTGAAGCAACGACGGGAACAGAACACCTGCGGTCAGGCAACACGAAAAATTCAGAACACAAGGAAGGAGGAAACAAGGTTTCGGTTGGAGGATTTGAGAGGTGCCTACCGTAGAACTCTCTGATGTTGGCCTCCCTCTCCCAAGCCGGCATACTGGTGGTGCCATCATCCGGGTACACCTGCGTGCGGAGGATTGGAAATTCAATCAAAATTAAGTAAATACTCCGCACCGCACGAAGTGAACACTTGCGACTTTGCAACGGAGATAGCGAGTTAGTACACACACCTTGAATATCATGATCTTGAGGAGTCCTAGCGCGCTGGCGAGCCTGCAGTCCGTCCACTGCACGAGAAAATGCGCGACGGCGCTGTATGCCATCCGCATCTGGATGACGGAGCCGTCGTAGTCCCTGAGGAACTCGGACGCCCTGCGCACAAAGGAGCAGAGAAGGCAAGCCCAATCAGTAGAAGAAGGACATCCACATCCAAAATTGAGCTCAAAATCGGGACACTCACAGCGTGTTGGCGTGGTCGATGTCGGCCTCGAGAGCCTTGACAGACTCCTGGAACTTGCGCATCGACGAATTAGTTCCCCCTGGCCCtcggacctcctcctcctcctcctcgtctacgTGCGCGCGAGAAGCGATCGAACCCTACCTAAACCTCCCTCCTCCTCGGGTGATGGGATTTGAGTGTTGGAGTGGATTAGGATGATTTCCCCTTGTTAAGCTCCGGATTAGGATTTCTCTGCCGCGCTTTTGCCGAGTCCAACTCTAATCCGGGCCGCGCTCCACCTtttgttgcctctctcaaaggGGGAAGATGACGAGGAACAGTACGCTGGGCCCGCGTGGCAGCGGGCGGCACAACCTTCAGCGTGATCCAGTGGACCTCTCGCGTACCCGCCGAAAGCGCACAAGGTTTCGACGTACTACTCGCTAACAGGTGGGGCTAAGTGCTGGTGGGTATCCACATGTCACTCTAAGGTGAAAGTGTCATGGGTGCGTTTCTTGTGGCACGAGGCCAGACGGGTTCCTCCCGAGCCTGGGCCCACGGAAAAATATCCGGAAGCACCGCCAGCCTTCGGGCACTGCGCCCCGGTCCAGCAGGCTAGCGTTTACCGGCTGAAAGGTGGGTCCCGTCGTGGACGAGGCCGACATGGCAGCGGGAGATTTTTTCAATCCGGGATGGAACGGATATTTTCTCGAGGCGCAGTGGATTTGTGGGGCCGGGGGTTTGTCCCAAGGAAATCAAGGGGCTCCCTGGTTTGGTTTTGTTTGGGATGCTGCGGGGTGGGGCCGGGAAAACCTTATCTCCGCACTTGACCCCCTGGGCAAGAATGATTGCTGCTGCTGGTGGTTCGGTCAAGCACTCAAGGGTGTGGTTATCTCGGGCCATGGCCAATGCTGATTGGGGGAgcaattaagagcatctccagtcgcgtcccccaaaccgtcccccaaaccgcgccggattgcgcgtttgggggacgtgtttcgttcgtgccgcgtttgggggacgtcgctccccagttgcgtccccaaacaaaatttcgcaaattttaaacttaactagattcgattagattcgtccaaacttacatagattcgaacgaaatttgactaactttaaaactaaacctaatctagaaccacttgcggcggcggaGGTGTCGTAGTGctgccggaagttgtacatctcgtcggtgacgacctcctcgcttgacgcgctcgtcgacgggctcgtccacgggctcgtccttcaccaagccgcttggtccgcgctcgccgtcgtcggtgaggtccaccggccggcttgccggagtcgcggatggacatggcgatcgccgcgtccgagttgcccctccgagcgtccttgtcgtccatggacgccaagaacgccgcccgcagccccaggcgatcctcggggtcgtcggctgccggcgatgagccgcagccgccgctcgtactccgccgccagccgccgctgcgacgcttcctccggctcctccttcacctccggctcgggcgcggcgcgccgcccgccgccgccgccgccacgcctcgtgttgacgggcgtcgccggctcctccctgacctcccgtttgggaacggtgtacggcgccgaccggtacgacgaggacggcgtcgatcgcgccggtcccgaggaagaagagtgcgaggaggacgagtacgtcgtcctcctcggctgccattgaggagacggcggcggcgacgacggcatctccggccttggagcgccgttgcggaggccgcggatgacgttctcgagggtgcgcccgaacGCCCTGCAacgggcgcggccttccctgttccagccgttgggcccgccgatgaggccggtggtgttgtgcatctcgacgtcgtacttggccttgaagtacgtgacccaccgaccgtcgttgtccttggccgcccatgtcggatccgcccgctcctcggcggtgagttgagcccgacgggccttgatggcgtccccaccAT from Lolium rigidum isolate FL_2022 chromosome 4, APGP_CSIRO_Lrig_0.1, whole genome shotgun sequence encodes the following:
- the LOC124650561 gene encoding E3 ubiquitin-protein ligase AIRP2-like; this encodes MRKFQESVKALEADIDHANTLASEFLRDYDGSVIQMRMAYSAVAHFLVQWTDCRLASALGLLKIMIFKVYPDDGTTSMPAWEREANIREFYGVLFPSLLQLPSGITELDDKKQKRLCVDRFRRRDAGFSQLDLERELECGICLEANAKIVLPDCTHSLCLSCFEHWNSKSQSCPFCRACLQKVKPSSLWVYTDDRDVVDMDALTRENIRRLFMYINKLPLIVLHVVDLDIYEYTTK